The proteins below come from a single Spirochaetia bacterium 38H-sp genomic window:
- a CDS encoding metallophosphoesterase: MIRFKKSLESVLNRTSLPEAGAYLLLLRKTIQTLLNMKSSVRPLAKDGLPGGLVYLSKNIPTVIVPDLHARGGFFYRVLCFEPLTGTSVLDMLFEGKINVLCVGDGFHSEARGRARWKEAFDEYATGYKKRNAMDEEMRESFSLMEMVMMCKNKFPDNFFFLKGNHENIANEEGDGNHPFRKYVFEGEMVREYVLRFYGEEFLDTFANFEHMLPILAVGNNFLTAHAEPMEPYTKDEIINYRENPHVVYGLTWTDNDMADENSVALMLRDFLPDCRNAVFFGGHRPVPERFLLRAGGLHVQIHNPDKESVVFMQPDKGFDPDSDIIELR; this comes from the coding sequence ATGATACGTTTTAAAAAATCTCTGGAAAGTGTCCTCAATCGAACGTCCCTGCCCGAAGCAGGGGCGTATTTGTTGCTTTTGCGTAAGACTATACAGACTCTTCTCAATATGAAATCGTCTGTCAGACCTCTTGCAAAAGATGGGCTTCCCGGAGGGCTTGTATACTTGAGCAAGAATATTCCCACTGTTATTGTGCCAGATTTGCATGCCCGTGGTGGATTTTTCTATAGGGTTTTGTGTTTTGAGCCTCTTACCGGCACTTCTGTTTTGGACATGCTTTTTGAGGGTAAAATCAATGTGCTTTGCGTCGGAGATGGTTTTCACTCCGAGGCACGCGGCAGAGCACGCTGGAAAGAGGCCTTTGATGAGTATGCCACAGGTTATAAGAAAAGAAATGCCATGGATGAAGAGATGAGGGAAAGCTTTTCTCTTATGGAAATGGTAATGATGTGTAAAAATAAATTCCCCGATAATTTCTTTTTTCTCAAGGGCAACCATGAGAACATTGCCAATGAAGAAGGGGATGGGAATCATCCTTTTAGAAAATATGTTTTTGAGGGAGAGATGGTAAGAGAGTATGTTCTGAGATTCTACGGGGAAGAGTTTCTGGATACTTTTGCCAATTTTGAGCATATGTTACCGATTCTTGCCGTAGGCAATAATTTTCTGACAGCTCATGCAGAGCCTATGGAACCTTATACAAAAGACGAAATAATAAATTATAGAGAGAATCCACATGTTGTTTATGGTCTTACATGGACGGATAATGATATGGCTGATGAAAACAGTGTAGCCTTAATGCTGAGAGATTTTCTGCCGGATTGCAGGAATGCTGTATTTTTTGGCGGGCATAGACCTGTCCCAGAGCGTTTTTTACTTAGGGCAGGCGGACTGCATGTGCAAATACATAATCCGGATAAAGAATCTGTAGTGTTTATGCAGCCTGATAAGGGTTTTGATCCGGACAGCGATATAATCGAGCTTAGATAG